The Salvia splendens isolate huo1 chromosome 20, SspV2, whole genome shotgun sequence nucleotide sequence TATCTATTTTGTGATATTAGAAATTAACCACATTCAAATGATTGTGAAATACTAATGTCATTAGATACTTTCTCCatcttaatataattattaagtcGTATTCATTTTTGGATCGTCCAAAAGTAGCCGAGCTGTTTCTTTTTTTGACATAAATTTTGTTCTGTTTTTCTCTCTTATACAATTAATTCATTTGGCATATCTCATATTTGGAAATTTTAATACTGAAagcatatttttaaaaagattatTAGCCCAACTATGACTTGGTTAGTGAAGCCCATTTACACCTTCAGCCCGATTTCCAGCCCGATTCACCAACGACGGATCTTCATCCTTCCCGCTTCAACTCTAAAATCAGACAACTCTCCTCCTTTCTTCTCCATGTTTTCTCGCCGGTTCACAGCGCTGCCGTCGCCGCTGCCTCGCTGAAAGCGGTCGCCGGTGTTCTCTCATGCTTGACTTCCATTGGGAAACGTATTGTTATTTTTTGGCTTTTCTGGAATGAGCCAGCAACTCTCTTTTTCGACTCTAATCGAGAATGACTCAGTACATGCCCCTTTTCAAGGCTTGCACCAGCTTAAGATCACTCACACAATTGCACGCACATCTAATCGTGACGGGTCTCCACAGGGATGTTCTCGCGTCGACTAAACTCATTGAGGCATATTCACAAACAGGTTCGATGCAGCCTTCAACGCTGCTATTCGACTCCTTCCCTAACCCGGATGCGTTCATGTGGGGAGTTATGATCAAATGCAATGTGTGGAACGGTTTATTTCGAGAAGCTATTTATGTCTATCAGCGTATGCTGGATagttgggtgaagctgaaccaCTTCATTTTCCCTTCCGTTTTGAGGGCTTGCTCGGGTATGAATGATTTGAGAACGGGGGAGAAGGTCCATGGAAGGATCTTGAAATCAGGGTGTGAGTCTGATCCTGTGATTGAGACCTCACTATTGAGTGTTTACGGTGAATTGGGGTGTTTGTCCAGTGCAAGGaaggtgtttgatgaaatgccgaTTAGAGATTCGGTGTCGTGGAGCTCGATTATGTCTAACCACGTACGTAATGGGGAGGCAAGTGAGGGACTGGGGATTTTTAGGGAGATGGTGAGTGAGGGCGTGGAGATTGATTCTGTGACCATGCTAAGTGTAGTTGAGGCTTGTGGTGAGTTGGGATTATGGAGATTCGGTAAATCATGTCATAGTTTTGTGGTGAGAAGGGATATAGGAAGTGATCGTGAAGCATTGTGGAGCTCCCTGGTTTCAATGTATGGGAAATTCGGGGACTTATATAGCGCTGACAGGTTGTTCTTTTGCAGTGAATTTCATCGAGGTGTTATTCAGTGGACGGCTCTGATGTCGTGCTACAATCAGAACGGATACTATTTGGAAGCATTGTGGACTTTTGTTCAAATGTTGCAGTCTGGAGTGGACGGTAACCATGTTTCTTTCATGAATGCCGTGTGTTCTTGTTCTCGACTAGGATGGCTTAGAGAAGGGAAATCAGTTCATGGATATGTTTTGAGGAATAATATTGAGCTTGATAGAGATTTTCTTAGGTCCTCAGTGATTGATCTGTATGCTAGCTGTGGCAACTTAGCTTATGCTTGTCGGGTCTTTGATACTGCTCGATATAAGCATTTGGTCTTGTGGAATATTCTCATATCAGGTTTTGTCAGGGAGCACAAGGCAGAGAAGGCTCTATCACTTTTTGTTGGAATGTTGGTTCAAGGAATATTACCAGATTCGTTTTCCTTGTCCCCTGCTCTGTCGGCTTGTGGAATGATCGAGCTCTCAGAAATGGGATGTCAGATTCATTGTCTTATCATCAAGAGTTACCTCCCAGATGAGTTTGTTGAGAATGCCTTGATTGACATGTATTCCAAATGTGGGTTCATAAACTCCGCATTTAAAATATTCTGCGACGTTCAACAAGAAAGTGTTGTAGCTTGGAATTCTATGATGTGTGGGTTCTCTCAAAATGGTTGCTCTAATGAGGCTCTAACTCTCTTTGATGAAATGTATGCAACGTATCATGACATGGATGAAGTGACCTTTTTGAGCGCGGTTCAAGCTTGCTCGAATCTTGGTTACATTGATAAGGGGAGATGGATTCATCATAAGCTCATTACTTTTGGTGTTGATAAAGATATGTATGTTGATACGGCATTGGTGAACATGTATGCTCGCTGTGGAGACCTTCATATGGCTCGGAGAGTTTTTGATAGCATGACTGAGTGGAGTGTTGTGTCTTGGAGTTCCATGATCGGGGGTTATGCAATGCACGGCCATGTTGATGATTCGATACTGTTGGTTAATAGAATGGTGGAATTGGGAATAAAACCAAATGAAATCACTTTTATGAATATTCTCTCAGCTTGCAGTCACGCTGGATATGTCGAAAAGGGGAAGTTTTACTTTAACTCAATGGTTAGGGATTTTGGAATCACGCCTAGTTCTGAGCATTACGGTGTTTTGGTTGATCTGCTGAGTCGAGGTGGCGATCTTAGTGGAGCGTATGAGGTCATTCGCTCCATGCCCTTCCCTGCAGATGCTAGCATTTGGGGTGCGTTGGTGAACGGGTGTAGGATCCATCGACGGATGGATTTTCTGGATAGCATTAAAGAAGACGTTTTGGAGATGGATTCGGATGATTCGGGGTTTTACACACTGTTGTCTAATGTATGTCAAGAAGAGGGTAAATGGGATGATAGCTCAATGGTGAAGGCAAAAATGAGAAATCTAGCTGTTAAAAAGGTCCATGGCTATAGCATGATTGAGATTGATCCTCGCTTGTACAGTACTTGAGAAATTTTAATTCTTATAGGTTGCAACTGTAAACCATTTCCAAGAAAgctaatgaaaataaaatcccAATTTTGATTGTTAGTAGTAGGGGTGGCGAAATGGGTTACCCGTACCCGATTTCAGCTAAATTTGTTGTCCCAATGCCCGCCCTGCAATATAACGGGATTACCCGATACCCGTGTCGGGTTTCCCGTATCCGACATTGCGGGTACCCGTACCCAACCCGAAACTAGTGCTTCTAACTATAATCATGCAGAAAGTGTTTCGAACCAAAAGTTGagttcataaaattaattttatatttatgctTCAAGTTTTCGTCAGTACTTGCTGCGTCAATGCAACTCCGTAAGTCTTCTTCTACTATTGCAATTTTATACAAGTGGATGAATTTTGAGATTGTTGGTGACTTGCTGTAATGTGATTTAATTtgctcttcaatcttcaattcttGATGTAAAATTTCTAACTATGAACTATTCAAAAGAAGGTGATTTCTAATCTCTCTTGAAAATGTTTCAAAAGAATTCTTAAATTCTATAAAGTATTAAAAGACGGGTATTATCGGGACTAACGGGTATACCCGTGCGGGTAGCGGGGCGGGATACCCTGCGGGTATCAGATCGAGATGGAAATTACCCATTACCCGCTACCCATTTTGCCACCCCTAGTTAGTAGCATATACATTATACAGTATCTCTTTTGCCAAATCCCTTCATCATTTGTACTCGAAGGATGGAGGAGTTGGAGAATCAAAGCTCTCCAACACCTTCGTCTTACTTGCATCGCTAGGCGCCGTCTCTTCCTTCTTACTTCCAAGccatgaagaagaagatggttaTGACGACGACGAAGAAGATCCCTCACCCAAGCCACCAACGCTCACTGAAGGTCGACCAGGCGTTTTCCCGGGGTATCCAGCCAAAATCGGAACAGGCTCCTCCATGGGAGGTAAGTTCTGCGGTGCACTCAtcaccttgttcaagctcccaCAATCAAAGCAAGTAAACAATGCTGACCGAGAGGCAGCACCCATTCCCTGGCGCATCTGCAGGAATCCCCCCGTTGCTGCACCTGCTATGATCGAGTTCCAAGGATCCTCCTTCTGCCGCATGTACACCACTGTGCAGTCGAAGGTGGAAAAGAGCCCACCCCACACTTCGAAACTGCCACCAACACGAGGAGCATTCATGCGAACTTCTTGAGAGCCCCCGGCCAGACGCTCGCCTTTAGGAGAGTTGTAGGCTCCCTTCAAGAAATGGAAGGCTGCGCCACCAACCGCCCCCATCCCAAATGCCCCACCTATGTCATCCAGGTCCCAGGATATGATCCGGACAAGGCTCTCTAGATGTTTCCGGCGTTCCCATGGATCAAACCTCGTGGGGCAAAGGCACACAAATAAACTATTCCTGGTGAATCAAATGAACTTGATCACATCCCCTAACACAAATTAACAACTCCCAAGAATAATGCATATATGCTTGATtcaataattgaattatatgtaaATATCAATTCTACACAACAAAGATCCAGCTACTATtccattaaaattcattaatcaCCATTCACCACACACATACACAGATTATGGTATAAATTACTTGAGTTACAATTCAATTGGTGATCGATTGAGTGAATCCCCAAacaaagtactccctccgtccccgattaattgtcactcttttccatttcggtctgtccctcaacttcatttttaccataaatggtaagtaggtctcatattcc carries:
- the LOC121782086 gene encoding putative pentatricopeptide repeat-containing protein At1g69350, mitochondrial codes for the protein MTQYMPLFKACTSLRSLTQLHAHLIVTGLHRDVLASTKLIEAYSQTGSMQPSTLLFDSFPNPDAFMWGVMIKCNVWNGLFREAIYVYQRMLDSWVKLNHFIFPSVLRACSGMNDLRTGEKVHGRILKSGCESDPVIETSLLSVYGELGCLSSARKVFDEMPIRDSVSWSSIMSNHVRNGEASEGLGIFREMVSEGVEIDSVTMLSVVEACGELGLWRFGKSCHSFVVRRDIGSDREALWSSLVSMYGKFGDLYSADRLFFCSEFHRGVIQWTALMSCYNQNGYYLEALWTFVQMLQSGVDGNHVSFMNAVCSCSRLGWLREGKSVHGYVLRNNIELDRDFLRSSVIDLYASCGNLAYACRVFDTARYKHLVLWNILISGFVREHKAEKALSLFVGMLVQGILPDSFSLSPALSACGMIELSEMGCQIHCLIIKSYLPDEFVENALIDMYSKCGFINSAFKIFCDVQQESVVAWNSMMCGFSQNGCSNEALTLFDEMYATYHDMDEVTFLSAVQACSNLGYIDKGRWIHHKLITFGVDKDMYVDTALVNMYARCGDLHMARRVFDSMTEWSVVSWSSMIGGYAMHGHVDDSILLVNRMVELGIKPNEITFMNILSACSHAGYVEKGKFYFNSMVRDFGITPSSEHYGVLVDLLSRGGDLSGAYEVIRSMPFPADASIWGALVNGCRIHRRMDFLDSIKEDVLEMDSDDSGFYTLLSNVCQEEGKWDDSSMVKAKMRNLAVKKVHGYSMIEIDPRLYST